From a region of the Fischerella sp. JS2 genome:
- a CDS encoding GntR family transcriptional regulator, with amino-acid sequence MIQFRIQPDSEIPASTQLFNQIRFAIASRQYPPGYKLPSTRALAMQTGLHRNTISKVYRQLEDDGLVESLAGSGIYVRAQGHEGGSKLQSPILKENPQAYKVVQQALDELLSHGCSLNQAREIFLAEIDWRLRCSARVLVTVPASDIGAGELMVFELEQSLKIPVQLVTMEELTAVLDKTSSATVVTSRYFIGEVEVIAAPKAVRVIPLDIYDYAKEINLLKNLPKDSCVGIVSLSSGIARAAEVILHGFRGDELLVMTAQPKDTYKMHAIVKRAQMIISDQASFVAVQAAVQALQEDIIRPPKLVRCENYIGTTSINLLKRELGLS; translated from the coding sequence ATGATTCAGTTCCGTATTCAGCCAGACAGTGAAATTCCCGCATCTACTCAACTGTTTAATCAAATTAGGTTTGCGATCGCCTCGCGGCAATATCCCCCTGGTTATAAATTGCCGAGTACACGGGCGCTGGCTATGCAAACTGGGCTACACCGTAATACCATTAGCAAGGTTTACCGCCAACTCGAAGATGACGGACTAGTAGAAAGTCTTGCTGGTTCAGGTATTTACGTCCGCGCCCAAGGTCATGAAGGTGGTAGCAAACTGCAATCACCGATTCTCAAAGAAAATCCTCAAGCATACAAGGTCGTGCAACAAGCACTAGATGAGTTACTGTCTCACGGCTGTTCACTCAATCAAGCACGAGAGATCTTTTTGGCGGAAATAGACTGGCGCTTGCGTTGTAGCGCCCGAGTATTAGTGACAGTTCCTGCTAGTGACATTGGTGCTGGAGAACTGATGGTCTTTGAATTGGAACAAAGCCTAAAAATCCCAGTACAGCTAGTCACAATGGAAGAATTAACTGCTGTACTTGATAAAACTTCCTCTGCTACAGTTGTCACTAGTCGATATTTTATCGGTGAAGTAGAAGTGATTGCTGCCCCGAAAGCAGTGCGAGTGATTCCCTTGGACATCTACGACTACGCCAAAGAAATCAATCTTCTAAAGAATCTACCAAAAGATAGTTGTGTTGGTATTGTTAGCCTTAGTTCTGGTATTGCCCGCGCTGCAGAAGTTATCCTCCACGGTTTTCGAGGGGATGAACTACTTGTGATGACAGCCCAACCAAAAGATACTTACAAAATGCACGCCATAGTCAAGCGGGCGCAGATGATCATTAGTGATCAAGCAAGTTTTGTTGCTGTGCAAGCAGCAGTACAAGCACTACAAGAAGACATCATTCGTCCACCTAAGCTAGTACGTTGCGAAAATTATATCGGGACTACATCGATTAATTTGCTCAAAAGAGAATT
- a CDS encoding dienelactone hydrolase family protein, with protein sequence MARAIDTATVNLSQADLAIAAYLAQPQEPGSYPGIIVLQEIFGVNSHIRDVTERIAREGYIAIAPALFQRFAPGFETGYTPADIEVGRVYAWEQTQASELLSDIQSAINYLKTLPYVKKDGFGCIGFCFGGHVAYLAATLPDIKATASFYGARITSATPGGGDATITRTKDIPGTLYAFFGMEDASIPAEQVDQIEAELEKYKIPHRVFRYDGADHGFFCDQRGSYNPKAAGDAWEQVKQLFAQQLQK encoded by the coding sequence ATGGCACGAGCAATCGATACCGCAACAGTTAATCTCTCACAAGCGGATTTGGCAATAGCTGCTTACTTAGCCCAGCCCCAAGAACCAGGTTCTTATCCAGGAATTATAGTATTGCAGGAAATTTTTGGTGTTAACTCCCACATCCGCGATGTTACAGAACGTATCGCTCGTGAAGGTTATATAGCGATCGCACCGGCACTGTTTCAACGTTTCGCCCCTGGTTTTGAAACAGGTTATACACCAGCAGACATAGAAGTGGGTAGAGTCTACGCTTGGGAACAAACTCAAGCATCGGAATTATTAAGTGATATTCAAAGTGCGATCAACTACCTAAAAACTCTACCGTACGTCAAAAAAGATGGTTTCGGCTGTATAGGTTTCTGCTTTGGCGGCCATGTTGCCTATCTAGCAGCCACTCTGCCAGATATTAAAGCAACAGCTTCCTTCTACGGCGCACGTATTACTAGCGCCACACCAGGAGGCGGCGATGCCACTATTACCCGTACAAAAGACATTCCAGGCACTCTCTATGCTTTTTTTGGCATGGAAGACGCTAGCATTCCTGCTGAACAAGTAGACCAAATTGAAGCAGAGTTAGAAAAATATAAAATTCCTCATCGCGTGTTTCGCTACGATGGAGCTGATCACGGATTTTTCTGTGACCAACGTGGCAGTTATAATCCTAAAGCTGCGGGCGATGCTTGGGAACAGGTAAAACAACTGTTTGCACAGCAATTACAAAAATAG
- a CDS encoding S1 RNA-binding domain-containing protein, with product MNSETKLSQKANSSFSLDDFAKALEKHDYQFQKGQVVHGKVFQLDPDGAYVDIGGKSSAFIPREEAALRNVTDLSEVLPLNEELEFLIIREQDAEGQVTLSRRQLEIKHIWERLAQMRENSQTVEVRVLNVNKGGVTVDLQGLRGFIPRSHLLERDNLESLKGQTLTVSFLEIDRNNKKLILSQRLATRSASFSTFELGQLVEGKISGIRPFGVFVDIDGVSALLHIKQITQKFIDNLEKVFQVGQSIKAVIIDLDEGKNRVALSTKVLENFPGEVLENMDEVMATAEARAERARKKITE from the coding sequence ATGAATTCTGAAACTAAACTTTCTCAAAAAGCCAATTCATCCTTTTCACTAGATGATTTTGCCAAAGCACTGGAAAAACACGACTACCAGTTTCAAAAAGGGCAGGTAGTGCATGGGAAAGTATTCCAGTTAGATCCAGATGGCGCTTATGTGGATATTGGTGGCAAATCTTCTGCCTTTATTCCTCGTGAAGAGGCTGCTTTGAGAAATGTCACAGATTTGTCTGAGGTGCTACCACTAAATGAGGAATTAGAATTTTTAATCATTCGTGAACAAGATGCTGAAGGTCAAGTCACTCTCTCGCGGCGACAGCTGGAAATTAAACACATTTGGGAACGGTTAGCCCAAATGCGGGAGAATTCTCAGACAGTAGAAGTGCGGGTATTAAATGTCAATAAAGGTGGTGTTACCGTTGATCTACAAGGATTACGGGGATTTATCCCGCGATCGCACCTTCTAGAACGTGATAATTTAGAATCTCTCAAAGGACAAACTCTGACCGTTAGTTTTTTAGAAATTGATCGCAATAACAAAAAACTTATACTTTCCCAGCGTTTGGCAACTCGTTCCGCTAGCTTCAGTACCTTTGAACTAGGACAGTTAGTAGAAGGGAAAATTAGTGGTATCAGACCTTTTGGTGTATTTGTAGATATAGATGGTGTGAGTGCCTTACTTCACATAAAGCAGATAACTCAGAAATTTATTGACAATCTGGAAAAAGTATTCCAAGTTGGTCAATCAATCAAAGCTGTAATTATTGACTTGGATGAAGGAAAAAATCGGGTTGCTCTTTCCACCAAAGTCTTAGAAAATTTCCCTGGTGAAGTCTTGGAGAATATGGACGAAGTGATGGCAACTGCCGAAGCACGTGCAGAAAGAGCCAGGAAAAAGATTACTGAATAA
- a CDS encoding helix-turn-helix domain-containing protein — translation MGLIRLRIREFAGEKGWTLKDVSDRSGVAYSSVRAYARSPGLAMVDFTSILKMARALDVMIEDLVEVVEE, via the coding sequence ATGGGGCTGATTAGGCTACGGATTAGGGAATTTGCAGGTGAAAAAGGTTGGACGCTAAAAGATGTCTCTGACCGTTCGGGAGTAGCCTATAGTTCAGTAAGAGCTTACGCGCGATCGCCAGGGTTAGCAATGGTAGATTTTACCTCAATTTTGAAAATGGCGCGGGCATTGGATGTAATGATAGAAGACTTGGTGGAAGTAGTAGAAGAGTAG
- a CDS encoding phosphatase PAP2 family protein — protein sequence MRSRIFSLIFSIRLMGLLLSALALWVFAHIADEVLEKETQTFDQSILLAIRQMHTPLGDRVMLGITFLGEPVFLLLICLGIAIRLLYIHRRSQATTLGIAAVGAIGLNYLIKVLFGRARPQLWNRIVDVGQYSFPSGHAMISLVIYGFIGYLIAKRYPRWRAWIFTLTVILIIAIGFSRLYLGVHWPTDVIAGYAAGVVWLMTCILSLEMWRLYRKSGRHSQSN from the coding sequence ATGCGATCACGAATTTTTTCTTTGATATTCAGCATTCGATTGATGGGGCTGTTACTATCAGCCTTAGCTTTGTGGGTATTTGCTCACATCGCCGACGAAGTTCTAGAAAAAGAAACTCAAACGTTCGACCAAAGCATTTTATTGGCAATTCGGCAGATGCATACACCATTAGGCGATCGCGTAATGCTGGGTATCACTTTTTTGGGTGAACCAGTATTTTTGCTGCTGATTTGTTTGGGAATAGCAATCAGATTACTCTATATTCACCGTCGTTCGCAAGCAACTACTTTGGGTATAGCCGCAGTTGGTGCGATCGGCTTAAATTATTTAATAAAAGTACTATTTGGTAGAGCGCGCCCGCAACTGTGGAATCGTATCGTTGACGTCGGTCAATACAGCTTTCCTAGCGGTCATGCGATGATTTCATTAGTAATTTATGGTTTCATTGGCTATTTGATTGCAAAGCGATATCCTCGTTGGCGAGCATGGATTTTTACACTCACCGTTATATTAATTATAGCAATTGGTTTTAGTCGGCTTTATCTTGGTGTACACTGGCCTACCGATGTCATAGCTGGTTATGCGGCAGGTGTAGTCTGGTTGATGACTTGTATTCTGAGTTTGGAAATGTGGCGATTGTACAGGAAGTCGGGTAGACATTCACAATCTAATTAG
- a CDS encoding type II toxin-antitoxin system VapC family toxin: MIDDKPSKSVVDTSVCIKHLIPDPLSPKVDQLLAHIGNPPNEFFVPDLFYIECANTLWKYVRAGLYPTAKVSTDLATLKALPLRVVSTADLMADAVSIALSYRISAYDACYVALSQQVNATLLTLDQRPVRALATSSYNVCFFNEFEVPPLPGI; the protein is encoded by the coding sequence GTGATAGATGACAAGCCCTCTAAAAGTGTTGTAGATACGAGTGTTTGTATTAAGCACTTGATTCCAGATCCTCTATCTCCAAAAGTTGATCAACTTTTGGCTCATATTGGTAATCCTCCAAATGAGTTTTTTGTACCTGATCTGTTTTATATTGAGTGTGCTAATACCCTTTGGAAGTATGTCCGTGCAGGACTTTACCCTACTGCGAAAGTTTCAACAGATTTAGCAACTCTCAAAGCGCTTCCCCTGCGTGTCGTTTCCACAGCGGACTTAATGGCGGATGCTGTGAGTATCGCCTTGAGTTATAGAATTTCTGCTTACGATGCTTGTTATGTTGCGCTTTCACAGCAGGTTAATGCTACGCTACTAACTTTAGACCAGCGACCGGTGAGAGCTTTAGCCACTTCATCTTACAATGTGTGCTTTTTCAATGAGTTTGAGGTTCCACCTTTACCTGGAATTTAA